In a single window of the Zea mays cultivar B73 chromosome 5, Zm-B73-REFERENCE-NAM-5.0, whole genome shotgun sequence genome:
- the LOC100193417 gene encoding Protein S-acyltransferase 18-like, with protein sequence MARCGDRDIVTAAMARQPWRRRHGWQLPLHPLQLVAAAVFALLVAAFYVVLGPYIGNTLAGNILLITFSFSAAATAALYVRCTAVDPSDRTDAKKTKRRRQLARGGGGTAKLPRLRYGYILWRYAVRLLRRVEARVTNRWVRRSYLEQWNTSVQLDPMLPFAFTSLDDIVSPCATADGHDISFCPICDCEVKLRSKHCKTCERCVDGFDHHCRWLNNCIGRRNYATFILLMFFVLLMLVIEGGTAIAIFIRCFVDSKGVKMEMEHRLHLRLPKGAHAALSVVFVIFTIYSTAALGQLFFFHMVLIRKGMRTYDYILAMREAGAAFDPFEDSDSDESIDFDSPEKPSFFSRVFCRKDEVNESARKLSIRVESDQMDASGRKDDIQINPWTLIKMSKEKAMAAAERARERIRQKLPTSPMKPLPVETKRGPLNPERKHITTGKEIVPVFTKSWLSVSPTARISSPRRRFSGSSSPKPQRYRSNFDLRLAEVSRDLETHISKQVLCSVVMKGVEDEGYSS encoded by the exons ATGGCCCGCTGCGGTGATAGAGACATCGTCACGGCGGCGATGGCGCGGCAGCCCTGGCGCCGCCGCCACGGATGGCAGCTCCCCCTACACCCGCTTCAG CTGGTGGCCGCAGCGGTATTCGCGCTTCTCGTGGCCGCGTTCTACGTCGTCCTGGGGCCCTACATCGGGAACACCCTCGCCGGCAATATCCTCCTAATCACCTTCTCTTTCTCG GCCGCAGCGACAGCGGCGCTCTACGTGCGCTGCACAGCGGTGGACCCGTCAGACCGGACTGACGCGAAGAAGACCAAGCGGCGGCGGCAGCTCGCTCGGGGCGGTGGGGGCACGGCGAAGTTGCCGCGGCTGCGGTATGGCTACATCCTGTGGCGCTACGCGGTGCGGTTGCTGCGGCGGGTTGAGGCGCGGGTCACCAACCGCTGGGTGCGGCGGAGCTACCTGGAGCAGTGGAACACCAGCGTTCAGCTCGATCCCATGCTCCCCTTCGCCTTCACCAGCCTCGATGACATCGTCTCGCCATGCGCCACTGCCGACGGGCACGACATCTCTTTCTGCCCCATCTGCGACTGCGAG GTGAAGTTGCGTAGCAAGCACTGCAAGACCTGTGAGCGTTGCGTTGATGGATTTGATCACCACTGCAGG TGGCTAAACAATTGCATTGGAAGAAGGAACTATGCAACGTTTATTCTGCTTATGTTCTTTGTCTTGCTGATG CTTGTCATTGAGGGAGGAACAGCAATTGCGATCTTCATCCGCTGTTTTGTCGACAGCAAAGGGGTGAAAATGGAAATGGAGCACAGGCTGCACCTGAGGCTCCCAAAAGGAGCTCATGCAGCACTATCA GTGGTTTTTGTCATCTTCACAATTTACAGCACTGCAGCACTGGGCCAGCTCTTCTTTTTCCACATGGTTCTCATTAGAAAG GGCATGAGGACCTACGACTACATTCTTGCGATGAGAGAAGCAGGAGCAGCATTTGACCCATTCGAAGACTCTGATTCTGACGAGAGCATCGACTTTGACTCACCGGAGAagccatctttcttttcaaggGTCTTTTGCAGAAAAGATGAAGTGAATGAA AGTGCGCGGAAGCTGTCGATCAGGGTCGAGAGCGACCAAATGGATGCTTCAGGAAGGAAGGATGACATCCAAATCAACCCATGGACATTGATCAAGATGAGCAAAGAGAAGGCGATGGCTGCCGCTGAGCGCGCACGTGAGCGGATCAGACAGAAGCTGCCAACATCACCCATGAAACCACTGCCGGTGGAGACAAAGCGAGGCCCTCTGAACCCAGAGAGAAAACACATCACGACCGGGAAAGAGATCGTACCGGTCTTCACCAAGAGCTGGCTGTCGGTGTCGCCCACAGCGAGGATCTCGAGCCCCAGGAGGCGATTCTCAGGGTCATCGTCGCCTAAGCCGCAGAGATACAGGAGCAACTTCGACCTGAGGCTCGCCGAGGTGTCGAGGGATCTGGAGACCCACATCTCGAAGCAAGTGCTGTGCTCCGTCGTCATGAAGGGTGTCGAGGACGAAGGCTATTCGTCGTAA